One part of the Candida albicans SC5314 chromosome R, complete sequence genome encodes these proteins:
- the CTF18 gene encoding Ctf18p (Protein with a predicted role in sister chromatid cohesion; cell-cycle regulated periodic mRNA expression) → MIQSEDHNQQPMPSSTEFSMKDSCLFTQPETNMETGGNAFNMSESLLFKDVIHDYETNEFSKANQTNLHDLIAPQEDLEPNQESLKQDSQELVVVDFDDMDQDFSPASKPSKTVKLFSGKQIKLAPRSTERVNIDEKQLSGIFLDMDSLTNKANLRNSFKENRKKLSDPPSLSSIKHDSTSSQIWTEKYKPNSFIQLCSAGNDRQYRLILQWLKKWSPVVFGDDILNTENSDLLGRPYKKILLIHGPTGIGKTTISHILAKHMGYTVQELNAANSMDTLPQASGGGSTAYTNAASALKLKIVNALTSNSIHSQGKPSCLIIDEIDSLANINDVVKVLNDLVQADHRALNKKLKRSSTEEIEAKKKSKKKDIFLNRPIICIANDIYSQQSNRFGPNPMEKLRPISEIIQFRKPTTSKTSSGAKTGGNAIKSVKDYLMQINKQENMGLDHQEIGDIVEICEGDIRACINHMQFNSRIVDTIERRISKDTHLIDRQLSWFAMTDQLFKRDPQLSKEENLARLFDGFMNGEGRALASNSGTFDRVLKGIFDKYLDTVHIQDDSLIKPCELSDWISYQSRFTRINETNEYSPLVLLKASSLFSDIRVQPGNQTLIPNAKNLDFEHSQLLKSNKNIIRSIENRLSVQMRVALGMNAENAASLVLPCLAKILSPHMSAKVKSDLNVTEKKCLERIAGLVKELDLSLEYSKDLETGLSSLKLNPDLDSLTIYDNYLTTIPAASVVKQTQLRRQSLFPLITAELDRIDVSKKSVKRSLEENTKESNNGDKAAKRSKTLATTSLNFFKGRYEEVNSKTHTANTDEGSSDGDKEFKTSRIWVKYNEGFSNAVRKNIGWNDLWIV, encoded by the coding sequence ATGATACAATCAGAGGATCATAATCAACAGCCAATGCCTTCAAGTACCGAATTTAGCATGAAGGATTCATGTTTGTTTACTCAACCAGAAACGAATATGGAAACTGGAGGAAATGCTTTCAATATGTCagaatcattattattcaagGATGTGATACATGACTACGAAACTAACGAATTTTCTAAAGCAAATCAGACTAATTTACATGATCTAATAGCACCTCAAGAGGATTTGGAACCTAATCAAGAAAGCTTAAAACAAGATTCACAAgaacttgttgttgttgattttgatgacATGGACCAAGATTTTTCACCAGCATCTAAACCATCAAAGACAGTAAAACTATTTTCAGGTAAACAAATTAAGTTAGCTCCAAGATCTACCGAGAGAGTAAATATCGATGAGAAGCAACTTTCAGGAATATTTCTAGATATGGATTCTTTAACGAACAAGGCCAACTTGAgaaattcatttaaagaaaatagaaagaaattATCAGACCCCCCATCATTGTCATCCATTAAGCATGACTCTACTTCGTCTCAAATCTGGactgaaaaatataaaccaAATAGTTTTATCCAATTATGCTCTGCAGGTAATGATAGACAGTATAGATTGATTTTGCAATGGTTGAAGAAATGGTCACCCGTGGTGTTTGGTGACGATATTTTAAACACGGAAAATTCAGATCTCTTGGGAAGACCTTATaagaaaatattgttaATCCATGGACCTACTGGTATTGGGAAAACCACTATTTCACACATTTTGGCAAAGCATATGGGCTACACCGTTCAAGAGTTGAATGCAGCAAATAGTATGGATACCCTACCACAGGCTTCTGGCGGTGGGTCTACTGCTTACACCAATGCAGCTTCTGCATTAAAACTCAAAATCGTCAATGCCTTGACATCAAATTCTATTCACTCACAAGGTAAGCCGTCTTGTTTAATAATAGACGAAATTGACTCCTTGGCAAATATCAATGACGTTGTCAAAGTGTTGAATGATTTGGTCCAAGCAGATCACCGCGCCCTCAacaaaaaactaaaaagaCTGTCGACTGAGGAAATCGAAGCCAAGAAGAAatcgaaaaagaaagacaTCTTCTTAAATCGTCCCATTATTTGTATTGCCAATGACATTTATTCCCAACAATCAAATAGATTTGGACCCAATCCTATGGAGAAATTGAGACCAATCTCAGAAATTATCCAATTTAGAAAACCAACTACTTCTAAAACATCATCCGGTGCAAAAACGGGAGGGAATGCCATCAAATCAGTCAAAGATTATTTGATGCAAATTaacaaacaagaaaatatgGGACTTGATCATCAAGAAATTGGTGATATTGTGGAAATTTGTGAAGGTGACATCAGAGCATGCATCAATCATATGCAATTTAATAGTAGAATTGTTGACACtattgaaagaagaatttcGAAGGATACTCATTTAATTGATCGACAGCTTTCTTGGTTTGCAATGACTGATCAACTTTTCAAAAGAGACCCTCAGTTGTCTAAGGAAGAGAATCTTGCTCGCTTGTTTGATGGGTTTATGAATGGGGAAGGTAGGGCATTGGCAAGTAATTCTGGAACATTTGACAGAGTCCTCAAAGGCATATTTGACAAATATTTAGACACTGTTCACATTCAAGACGACTCGTTAATTAAACCTTGTGAACTCAGTGATTGGATAAGTTACCAATCGCGGTTCACCAGAATTAATGAGACTAATGAATACTCTCCATTAGTTTTGTTAAAGGCCTCATCTTTATTTAGCGATATCCGAGTCCAGCCAGGAAACCAAACATTGATTCCTAATGCCAAGAACTTAGACTTTGAACACAgtcaattattgaaaagtaataaaaatataattcgACTGATAGAAAATAGATTGCTGGTACAAATGAGAGTAGCCCTTGGTATGAACGCTGAGAATGCTGCAAGTTTAGTTTTACCATGCTTGGCCAAAATATTATCTCCTCATATGTCAGCTAAAGTAAAGTCTGATTTGAATGTTACAGAAAAGAAATGTTTAGAAAGGATTGCTGGATTGGTGAAAGAACTCGACTTGTCCTTGGAATACCTGAAAGATTTGGAAACTGGCTTATCGTCACTCAAGTTGAATCCAGATTTGGATCTGTTGACAATTTATGATAACTACTTGACAACTATTCCTGCAGCATCTGTTGTGAAGCAAACTCAGCTTCGTCGTCAATCGTTGTTCCCATTGATTACAGCAGAATTGGATAGAATTGATGTTTCCAAAAAATCTGTCAAACGTTCATTAGAAGAGAACACtaaagaatcaaataacGGAGATAAGGCTGCTAAAAGATCGAAAACCCTTGCCACTACAAGCCTTAACTTCTTTAAAGGGAGATATGAAGAAGTTAATTCCAAAACTCATACTGCTAATACTGATGAAGGATCATCTGATGGAGACAAGGAGTTTAAAACTTCAAGAATATGGGTAAAATACAATGAAGGGTTCTCAAATGCTGTAAGAAAGAATATCGGTTGGAATGATCTCTGGATCGTTTAA
- the ERG27 gene encoding 3-keto-steroid reductase (3-Keto sterol reductase of ergosterol biosynthesis; acts in C-4 sterol demethylation with Erg25p and Erg26p; possible drug target, essential for viability; functional homolog of S. cerevisiae Erg27p) — MSLLKDSTVAVITGTSSNLGFNIAVRLLEGLPDNKEITLVVTSRTLPKVKEVISDIKKYIVAKIPTKVNKVEFDYLLVDFTDMVSILSAYYELNKRYKHIDYLFINAAQGVYGGIDWTGAVLEVLQSPIEAVTNPTYKLQKVGVESGDKLGLVFQANVFGPYYFIHRIKHLLENGGKIVWVSSLMSSPKYLSFNDLQLLRSPASYEGSKRLVDLMHFGTYNKLEREHGIKQYLVHPGIFTSFSFFQYLNVFTYYGMLFLFYLARFLGSPYHNISGYIAANAPVAAALGQTKQNCKTASACTRSGKEYLLEEEIDSTGSDDVVSYLDTLTKEWDEKLKDQIVNTRQP; from the coding sequence ATGTCACTTTTAAAGGATTCTACAGTTGCAGTCATTACCGGGAcatcttcaaatttagGATTCAATATAGCTGTTCGTTTGTTGGAGGGGCTTCCTgacaacaaagaaattaCTCTTGTTGTTACTTCCAGAACATTACCAAAAGTAAAGGAAGTGATTTCtgatattaaaaaatatattgtgGCAAAAATCCCAACTAAAGTAAACAAGGTGGAATTTGACTATTTATTGGTGGATTTCACTGATATGgtatcaattttatcagCATAttatgaattgaataaacgATACAAACATATTGATTACTTGTTTATTAATGCGGCCCAAGGAGTATACGGAGGCATAGATTGGACTGGCGCAGTTCTCGAAGTTTTGCAAAGCCCAATTGAGGCAGTCACTAATCCAACTtataaattacaaaaagtTGGAGTAGAAAGTGGCGATAAATTGGGATTAGTCTTTCAAGCAAATGTGTTTGGACCATATTATTTTATCCACAGAATCAAACACTTGTTGGAAAATGGTGGGAAAATAGTGTGGGTCAGCTCATTAATGTCAAGTCCAAAATATTTGTCTTTCAatgatttacaattattGAGATCACCAGCAAGCTATGAAGGCTCAAAAAGATTGGTTGACTTGATGCATTTTGGAACTTACAACAAGCTAGAAAGAGAACATGGAATCAAACAGTATTTAGTTCATCCTGGGATATTCACAAGTTTCTCGTTTTTCCAATATTTGAACGTTTTCACATACTATGGTAtgttatttttattctACCTTGCAAGATTTTTAGGGTCACCATATCACAATATTTCTGGGTATATTGCTGCGAACGCTcctgttgctgctgctttAGGTCAAACTAAACAAAACTGCAAAACTGCCTCGGCTTGTACTAGATCTGGTAAAGAGtatttattagaagaagagaTTGACAGCACTGGTCTGGACGACGTTGTCCTGTATTTGGACACACTTACTAAAGAGTGGGACGAAAAGTTGAAGGATCAAATAGTAAATACACGTCAACCTTGA